The nucleotide window tgaatgggtgccgtcagaacgagagtccaaacggctgataaaaacattacaataatccacaagtaatttgCATGACTAGTCCGTCAATTAACAccttcattctgatggcacccattcactgcagaggatccattggtgaacaagtaaatttctccaaatctgtacaAACTCATGTAGATCTTAGGTGGCCTGAGGTTGATTCaattttaagcaaattttcatttttggttgaaccttttctttaaataaaagtattgcgCTGCTCTCATGAGTTCCTACCAGACAGTGGCGCTCCCAGCAGCCCTCCAACACTCTCTATGAGCTGCAGCAGGCCAAGGGCTCCCAGCATTCGCTCCATGCCGACAATCTCCGGCACCACCGCGAAAGCCAGTGGCGTCATCGCTCCTGCGCAGAACCCATAGACCAAACTAACAATAATAAGTCCTGGGTAATCCACAGCAGCAGGAATGAGCATCAGAGAGAGCCCCAGTAACCCAGTCCACACCACCAGCATGTGCGGCATCCGCATTTTGCCCAGGTCCGAGAACCAGCCGGAGATTACACGACCCAGGATGTCTACCACACCGGTTACGGAGATTACTAAGGCTGCCTCGTACTCAGTGAAACCAATGTGACGGCTGTGGGCCACCAGATGAACGTAAGGGATGAAGTAGCCAGCATTGAAGAAGGTGATGGCCACGGAATAAGTGAGGAAGCCTCGGTGTGAAAGCAGGGAGAACTCAAAGCCCTCGTAGATATGGGAAAATAAAGAAGAACACTTGTTGAGCTTGGAGTTTTCCGTCTGAGGAGAGCACAAAAAGACAAAAGTCAATATAGTAATTAAAGTTTTAGTTtggtcaaaaaatgaaaattctgtcattagttacttaccctcatgtcattgcaaagaccttcgttcatcttcagaacacaaatgaagatatttttgctgaaatccgagagctttctgactctcgatagacagcaagggtcctaccgtggttaaggtccagaaaggtaccaagaaacttgtcaaaatagtccatgtgacatttgtggttcaaccgtaatgttatgaagctagaAGAATATTTTTTGTACACCCAAATAAACCAAACATAACGACATTATTCAAAAATTGGAGAGTGGATTTCTAATGTAGAGTATCTCCAAAATGGCTCTGGGGTCACACAGAGaagaattgctgaataaagtagttatttttgagGCTTTTCTCAAAGATTCATAAAATTACGATTTaacccactgatgtcacattaactattttaacaatgtcctcatTACTTTTCTTTGCCTTGactggtaggacccttgctgtctatgcagggtcagagagatctcgtattttatcaaaaaaatcttaatttgtgttctgaagataaacaaaggtcttataggaATGACATGagtgtaagtaattaatgacagaattttctattttgggtgaactatccctttaagtctcatttattttattaaaaaaatagccAAATCATTCATTTATTCAGTAATTTAAAACACATACCTCCAACACAACCTTTGGTTTCCCTAGAGGCCGAATGACTGCTCCACAAGCAATCATGTTGAAGCTGAGGCCTCCGAGGACAAGCAATGCCCCACGCCAAGCATAGGCATCTACTAGATACTGAAAAAGTGGGGAGAAGACAAAAGAGGAAAGACCGATGCCTGTGAAACCCAGGCCTATGGCTAGAGATCTCCGCACGGCAAAGTACTGCATCACTGATGCAACAGTAGGGGTGAAGATCAGCGCCCAGCCTATACCTGAAAGAAACAAACATAGTGTGTAAAAAACACAAATCAGGATCCTGACATTAGTTAGTGTTAAAGAGCATCTACCTGAAATTAATCCCATGGTCAGGTAAAGATGTAAAAGAGATGTGGCTTGGGATGCCAGAATGAATCCCAGGCCTGAGAGGAATCCTCCCATCATAACAACCGGACGACTTCCATACACATTAGATGTGGCTGCAGCTATTGGACCTGAAGGCAGGCATATGTAATCAATTGAATGCTGAAAACCAATGTGTTGTTTTACCCAATGGACCTATCAGTAAGCCCCGCCCCCCTTAGTTACTGTTGGTCACTTGGATAAACAAACTGCTAACTGTCTTACAATGACAGCTATCTGTAAAAACCTTGTCCCAATATGCTTTTGATAAAATTTTGGACACAGAAGGACCACCTCTTGTTGAGGAGCATTCAAGTGGAACTTAAATATGTTATAGAGGgatatacaattgaggtcaaaagttctgcaaaatgttaattattttaccaaaatgagagggatcatacaaaattcatattattttttatttagtgctgacctgaataagatatttcacataacagacgtttacatatagtccacaagaaaagataatttaaaaattaccccctttaaaattttacatatgcctgattcttaatactgtgtgttgttacctgaatgagcatcagtgagcattttaactttCTGTactagttgcatgagtccctcagttgtcctcagtgtgaaaagatggatctcgaaatcatacagtcatcgttggaaagggttcaaatacacaaaaatactgaaaaaccaaagaatttgtgggacctgaaggatttttctgaagaactgcgggcagtttacctgttcaggacaaacaaggcactcatgaacaactatcactaaacaaaaaaacacagctgtgaatcattcaggtaacaacacagtattaagaatcaagtgtatgtgaactttgaacagggtcatttttataaattcaactattactttctcttgcggactatatgtaaacatcttttatgtgaaatatcttattcagatcagtactaaataaacaataacatgcattttcatgATCCTCAACTGTATTTAGGTTTCTACTTTAGCATGGACTCACTAAGTTTAATGTTAGCTAGTTTTCAAGCCAGAGATACTTTGTGAAGCACAAAATGACATTAATGTTCTGTAACTTAATGAGAGTATGACAACCAGAAAATGAAcattgaataataaaataaattcaaaattccaTTGCCTATTTTCTCAGGATAAAGATGTCCAAGTTCCAGCCCTCGTGCAACTAAAACTCAACTTCCATTGGCTCAGCTGTGTTCGAGGTGAGGGGCTTACCGATGCCATAGGTCAATTGTGTTTGTTGATACAGGCATGaagaaatgaaaatgtgaactTACTCAGTAGCTGTTGCACGGCCAAGCCAATGGATGTTATCCAGGACACCGCCTGCGCACTCTCACCAAAGTACTGCACAAACTCCACAAAAAAGACTCCCAGACTGCGGATTAGCCCGAACACCAGggcagaagagaaaaaaagagacCCCACAACCACCCAGCCCCAACCTCCATCAGGTGCCTCCATCTGTGGAGACGACTGCTCATCTTCCTGTGTCTTTTGGGGCTTCTCCATCATTGCACTGAAGAGACAGATTAAAGAAATGGTTTactcaaaaattaaaactgaCTCACCCCCAGGCAATCCAACATGTAGacgagtttgtttgtttattggaacagatttggagaaatttagcgttGCATCCCTTGCTCACCAGTAGatcagcagtgaatgggtgccaccaGAATGAGATTTAAgacaactgataaaaacacaataatccacaaataatcggCACGACTCCAGTCCATGTAAAGCCTGTgacttttcactttacaagacactaaatgatggactggagtcgtgtggattacttggggattattgtgatgcttttatcagctgttcggacAAGTTATGTAATGATACGGTTATCTAAATCttatctgatgaagaaacaaacttatctacatcttgaatggcctaagTATGagtattttggggggggggggggggggggtactatTTCTTTAAGAGAAGATTAGTGCAAGTACATGTCCATAACCTTTAACTGTGTCACAGACAACATTAAAACATCTCGTTACTTTGTTACTTAGTTACTTCGTTTTTTTTACCCTGTCTACTACATAGGGCTCGGCTTCTTGACAAATAACCTGTCTCTATCATCCTCTTCATGGTCTCTTTAACATTTCCTTGCAACTAAACACATCTGTTCATTCTGCGTCACACTGACGTTAAACACCTAGCAGTTTAAATTGTAAAACTAAGATGATTTATACTCATTTAGCAGTCAGATGTCCATTCTTATCCTGGTTTAATTTCCTCTTGCACAAACACACATACTGGTATCTTATTTTAAAGAAGTAAAGTGTAGTAAAGTTGATCATGAGGTGGACTCTGAACTGTCATTACCAGTGGTCTGAAAATGTCAACCAATCAAAATCCCATCACTCAGGTTAGGATGACCTTTTTCACAGAATGAGCCAATATAACATTAAAACCATCAGTAGAAACAGAATGTACTACcaacaaaatgcattaaaacatttGCAGTTAATAAAATAGCATTCACTGTAGTAATAAATGCGTTATAAACCCATTCTGTAAAACAGCATATATGCATATTACCAAAACTAACCCATACACTAAATCTTAACAGTattttcatgcacagacagctGTGTTTTACTCTCTAGCAAATTAGAAAACCTGtatatttacattaaataaattaaacatttaataaaatgctTTTGGCGAAATAAAAGACTAGTCCACAATTCAATACCTGCAGATAAAGAAGAATATCACTCCAGTTCCACAAATTCAGATTAAATGTAGACACAAAAACGGCACTGAACTACTTTATATGAAAAATGTGCCTTAAAAGCACATCTTTATTACTTATTACTTACAACATCATAGTTTACAAAAAAAGCTAATTGCCCTAAATATAATTATactttatacatatttatgtatgtatatgtgtgtaaatTATACATCTTTTTTACTTCaagaatatttttacatttaatattaacatatttttaatttagcaTGTTTTAATAAaactactaaaatgtttacagtttACACTGTAATTTCTTTTTTGGACACAACCAAACAAGAACATTACATTTTGCACctacagaaaaataaatatgcaCAATAAAGAAGAATACCAAATATAACTGCTTAAACAAAATCTAGCATGATACACCTACCTTATGCCCTCTTTATCAATCTCAAAAATTGCCTTTCGCTAGAAACAGACGTCTCCTGTCCATGCAACACATCATTACGTAACGTATGTGTTCacattcaggtttttttttacaGGTGTTTATAATGTACTGTAAAATTTGAAGACTTATGAAATATATTGAGATGTTAATTTGTGCTTGTGAACATCTGATAAAAAAAGATTGAGTAAAAAAGATATGtgtattcaaattatttaaaatattttctgttgTAGCTTGatgttaaaatacagaaaaagaaaaatctcacATAAAAGTATGTCCAGTGCAAATCAAGCAAACAAGCCATAAAtgtgtgtccctggaccacaaaacccggtatatttgtagcaatagcaaaaatacattgtatatgtCAAATTGTTTTCGTTTTTTATttttggccaaaaatcattaggatattaagtaaagattttccatgaagatattttgtaaatttcctaccgtaaatatatcaaaacttatttttgaacTTCATTTGAcaattttaaatgtgattttttcaatatttcgaGTTTTTTGATTTTTGCAATTttctccagattttcaaataattttatcggccaaatatcgtcctatccaacaaaccatacataattggaaagcttatttactcagctttcagattatgcatACCTCTCAATAAAAAAGACTTTTATTactggtttggtggtccagggtcacaagtgAAGGCATGgctaataaacattaatttatcaCGGGTGCGTGAGCTAATTTAATATTCATGAGATCAGTCTTGTACAGTGACGTAGAAACCCTTCTAGTTCCTGTGTCTCTTTATCTAGCATTACTGATATTTAGCAGTGTTACATGACGGTGACAATGACACAATTTAGTCATGAATTCATGGCGTACAAGTAGCGATACAAACGCAAACCGATGGACTTAATCTTGCACACAAAATGTTTTATAAACTACAATTATTTTCAAAGCGTGTTTATATAGGCTACATATTTTAATATCGTGGATGTATTGCACAAACACTGCCAGCAGATCCGTGGTACAATGTAACAATAAAGCATTTTAGACCAAACTGTATGATACGAACACAATTAATACGATTCTAAATTGGTATAAAATATACCAAGAAAATATAATCCGTTTGCAAATGCATTTGTTTCAGATTAATGTGTCTGGAACAGACCGGTAACGTTATTACTTACCCATAACCCAATCACCCCTTTTCCTGTCGAGTCACCATTAGGTCAAATCAAGTAAACATCTTCTTTTTAAAAGCACGGATAATCAACGTATTGTTAAGCACATCGTCGATGGCGGCTTTCTACTTATTCACCTGCTTTTTTGACATAACACCGGCTATTACTCGCATGTGCTTGTTTCATTTCAAAGAAGCTCCGCCTCCAAGCGCGTTCACGAGCAAGCGCATACGTTTTCAAGTCTTGAATCCCACCCTTGAATGTTCTCCGGTCATTTATAAACTACGCGTGCAATGTTAGGTTCAAGTAAGGCCAAAATAAAGCACGTTCACCATTTTGTCAGACAAACTAGTGTCAGTGAAGATTAACGTTCAACTGTGAGACGAAAGCAGCCCCCTAGCGGTAAATTCAGTTGAATGCTAATAGACTATTGGGGAGGAAATCAATGAACACTTCAACACTATTTGAAAAGTTAACATGGTTATTGTCTCCTTTCTGAGGGGGAAAACATTAAAGCAGCCTAAAGTG belongs to Garra rufa chromosome 3, GarRuf1.0, whole genome shotgun sequence and includes:
- the slc16a13 gene encoding monocarboxylate transporter 13 isoform X2 yields the protein MQLVQKVKMLTDAHSGPIAAATSNVYGSRPVVMMGGFLSGLGFILASQATSLLHLYLTMGLISGIGWALIFTPTVASVMQYFAVRRSLAIGLGFTGIGLSSFVFSPLFQYLVDAYAWRGALLVLGGLSFNMIACGAVIRPLGKPKVVLETENSKLNKCSSLFSHIYEGFEFSLLSHRGFLTYSVAITFFNAGYFIPYVHLVAHSRHIGFTEYEAALVISVTGVVDILGRVISGWFSDLGKMRMPHMLVVWTGLLGLSLMLIPAAVDYPGLIIVSLVYGFCAGAMTPLAFAVVPEIVGMERMLGALGLLQLIESVGGLLGAPLSGWLKDYTGTYTISFITAGSFLVLGTLVTMTLPYFWSCTAPPPPSPPKRKSQDGSIEDGLLTQTLSLSSAPDTLCPLEDIPLSDKE
- the slc16a13 gene encoding monocarboxylate transporter 13 isoform X1 translates to MMEKPQKTQEDEQSSPQMEAPDGGWGWVVVGSLFFSSALVFGLIRSLGVFFVEFVQYFGESAQAVSWITSIGLAVQQLLSPIAAATSNVYGSRPVVMMGGFLSGLGFILASQATSLLHLYLTMGLISGIGWALIFTPTVASVMQYFAVRRSLAIGLGFTGIGLSSFVFSPLFQYLVDAYAWRGALLVLGGLSFNMIACGAVIRPLGKPKVVLETENSKLNKCSSLFSHIYEGFEFSLLSHRGFLTYSVAITFFNAGYFIPYVHLVAHSRHIGFTEYEAALVISVTGVVDILGRVISGWFSDLGKMRMPHMLVVWTGLLGLSLMLIPAAVDYPGLIIVSLVYGFCAGAMTPLAFAVVPEIVGMERMLGALGLLQLIESVGGLLGAPLSGWLKDYTGTYTISFITAGSFLVLGTLVTMTLPYFWSCTAPPPPSPPKRKSQDGSIEDGLLTQTLSLSSAPDTLCPLEDIPLSDKE